Sequence from the Fusobacterium periodonticum ATCC 33693 genome:
AGTTTCATAAACTTCTGTTGAGTAAGATACTAAACTAGAAAACATAAATAATCCTAGTATAAAAATTAAAATTTTCTTCATTTTTCCTCCACTTAAATCCATTTTAAAAATCTTGCTAAACTTAGGACACTACCAATTACAAAAAATGCAACACCTACTATAAATGCTGAAAGTAGTCTATTAAACCAATTTAACCACTCTTTTATAGAATTAGAATAAGATGATTTTATTATTTTCTTTCTCAAATATTCCCATAAAGGTATATTAACTACTCCTAAACATACAAACACAAAAGGACACACCCCTAAAATACTAATCCCTTTGTAATTATACTTATAGGCACTAATAATCCATATAGCTGAAAATATCCAAGCTAAAATAATTATTAAAATTCTTATTTCCACTTTTAATCTTAATAACTTATGATAAAATTCTTTTTCTTTGATTAATACAGATTTTTTATTTCCATAATATATAACTAAAATAAAAGCTATTATACATAAAAAAGTATAAAACAAAAATTTTACATCCATACTTTCACCTCAAAATAAAAAAAGTTAACTTTTAAACTAAGCTAAACTCGAAAACCAATATTATTAATTAATATTTATCTATTATTTTTATTATATAGAAATTTTATTTATAAATCAATCTATTTATAAATAAAAAAAGCTAGGTAATATCAACCTAACTACTATTAATTATATGGCGGTGAGAGAGGGATTTGAACCCTCGGTACCAGAACGGTACTCTGACTTAGCAGGTCAGTGCATTAGGCCACTCTGCCATCTCACCAAACTTACCAATATTATTAATGCTGGAAGGTCATTTTCAACAACCTTCCATGCATTAGTTATAATATCATACTTATTATATCTTTGTCAAGAAAAAAATTATAATGCAGATTTAGCAGTTTCTACTAATTTTGTGAATTCAGCAGCATTGTTTAAAGCTATATCAGCAAGAACTTTTCTATCTAATTCAATTCCAGCTTTTTTAAGACCATTGATTAATACAGAATAAGAAACTCCATTCATTCTTGCAGCAGAGTTTATTCTTGTAATCCATAATTGTCTCATTTTTCTTTTATTAACTTTTCTATCTCTTGTAGAATAAGCCATTGCTTTTCTTGTTGCTTGTTTTGCTTGTTTAAAAGCGTCACCAGAAGCACCTCTGAATCCTTTAGCAGCTTTTAATACTCTTTTATGTCTTTTTCTTCTTATAATTCCAGTTTTAACTCTCATCTTCTACTTCCTCCTAATGAATAAATGCTTAATTAATTATCTTCCTTCTCCATAAGGTAATAGCCCTTGCATATGTCTCTTGTAAGTTTCAGTAACCACAGCATCTTTCTTTAAGTGGTTCTTTCTTTTTCTATCTTTCTTAGTTAAAATATGGCTTTTTCCTGAGTGTTTAATAACAAATTTCCCAGTTCCAGTTACCTTAATTCTTTTTTTAGCTCCTCTGTGAGTTTTCATCTTTGGCATATTTATTCCTCCTTATTATCCTATAATCAATACATCTAGCTAATTTCTAAAAAATATGTAAATTTAAAATTATTACTTCGCCTTTTTAGGTGATAAGATTAAATGTTTTTGTTTATCAGCATATTTTTTCTCTACTTCAGCAGTTTCGGCAAATTTTTCAGCTATTTCATCCAGTGTCGTAACTCCTAAATTAGCATGCATCTTTTCTCTACCAAATAACACTAAAGTTATCTTTACTTTATTTTCTTTTTCTAAGAACTTATTAACTTGATTAAGCTTAGTCTCTAAATCGTGGCTATCAATTCTTGCTGTTACTTTAATTTCTTTAATAACAACTTGCTTTTGATTCTTTTTAGCTTCTTTCAGTTTTCTAGTTTGCTCATATTTATATTTACTATAATCCATTACTTTACAAACTGGTGGAGTCGCTCCTGGAGCAATCTCTACTAAATCATAACCTTGTGATGAAGCTAAATTTAAAGCTTGTTCAGCACTCATAATCCCTAATTGTTCCCCATCAAAAGAAATAATTCTGAATTCTTTCCCTCTAATCTTTTCGTTTATTCTAGTCTTATCAGAAATAACACTACACCTCCATTGAAAAAAATAAAACAGGCAAAAGCCTGTTCTAAATACAATATAAAAAATTAATATAAAAATTAATTTATTGATTTATATACTATTGAAACCCGATGAAGACTTAAAGTCCATAAGGTGAGAAACAGGCTTGCTTCTACTTTTACATTATTTTTTAATTTAATACTTAATAAGTATATAGTATTCTTTTAAAAATGTCAAGATTTTTTTAAAATTTTCTTATATTATTACTTTGTTCCTCCTCTTCTTTTTGCATTTTTGATATTTTTCTTTTACTCCAAAAATATCCTACTACTACAAAAATAATAAGTCCTGTCATAAAAATCCAATACATAACTAAATATTTTCTTGACCATTCTTCTTTTAATATATTTTTTAAAAGATCTGTAAAAACATAAGAGAATGTATTATCTTGATAATTATCTAAAATAACTTTAGTCCAAATTAGAACTTCAGAAATATAAACAGATACATATGAAACTACTATTGAAAGAATAATTGTGAATTTACTTATATCTTTATATTCTGAACCTTTAAATTTACTGAACCTACTTTTTTTAGTCTTAGTTAATTCATCAGTATTATTGGACCAACTATCTTGATTATCTACTTGTTTTTCTTTTAACTTCTCTAGTTTATTGTCTACAAATGTAGCACAACCTATTGGAAGCCCCAATGCTATAAATGAAACATAGATCGAACTCCAACCAAGTCTTCCTAATATATATAGAACAAGTGTTGTAACTAAAAACATAACAAACATTAATATTGACATTTTTAATTTATTTTCTTCTTTTTTAAATTCAAAACCTTTTACTTGTGACAAAATTTACAACTCCTTTTATTTTTTTTCTAATGTTGAGATTATAAGTTCTAATAAATTTGTTCTATGAATTAGGGCATCTGGACCTAAACTTAAGATATTTGTTCCATCTTGTTCTTTAACTATTATATTTCCTAAATTTACAAAAATCTTATATTTATCCCATTCATAAACTTCATTGTCAAAAGTTATGCTTTCTCTAGTAACTGTTATCTTCATAGCTTGTTCTAATTTTTTCTTCATATAATTTTTTCTACCAAAAGCCCTTATTTTCTTTTTAGGATCATTGAATAAAAACTCAATTTTCTCATTATTTTCAAGACACTTCATAGCTTTTGGATAATTTACATTTACAAAGTCTTGTTGGAATAAGTCAAAACCATTAGTAGGATAACCTTGTCCTGGTATAGCTTTCCACTCACCTTCATTATTTGTGTATCTTATTTCCAAGAAAGTTTTTCCTTTTATAAGACCAGGTATAAAAAAATAATCCATTTTTTCATAATAAATAAAGGCTCCATTTTTACCACATGTAAAACCTTCATCATAAAAATAAATCTTAGGATATAATTTTGCTACAAAGTAAGGTATTATAAAAGCAAAAAGTATTAAGAAAAAATTTATTACAACTATTGCTAAAACATAGTTTATTCCTGTTACTGAATAACCTCTTTCAAAATCCTTAATAAAGAATTTATTTACATTAAATAAAGCATAACAACCTAAGATTATACAAGAATATAATAAAAGATTTGCTCTAAAGTTTCTTCCTACAATTTTTTTTGGTTTTCCATTGTTTTCCATTTTATCACTCCTGTCTATATTTTTTATTTTAATCTCTTTTTCTATATATTCTAGGTGAAACTAGAATTAAAAGTGGTATTATTTCTAAACGTCCTAACAACATTCCTAAAGATAAAATAAACTTTAAGAATGGTGAGAATATTGAAAAGTTTGATGTAGGCCCTGTAGCATCAAGACCTGGTCCTATATTATTGAATGTTCCAAAAACTGAACCTACAGCTGTTAAAAAAGTATCTGATTCTAAAGATGTAATTAAAAGTAAAATAAGAATTGTAAAAGAGTAAAGTATGAAATAACTGTCAATTCCATCTAGCATCTCTTTATCTAAAGTTTTTCCTTCAAAATTAATATTTACAACCTTATTAGGATGACCTATTTTTTTAAATTCTCTAACAACTTTTTTAGCCAGTATAACCACTCTTGAAACTTTAAAACCTCCTGCTGTTGATCCTGCACAACCTCCAGAAAACATCAAGAATAAAATAAGAGTTTTAGAGAATGTTGGCCAAGTGTTAAAATCAACAGTTGAATAGCCTGTTGTGGTTATAACTGAGGTTACTGTAAAGAATACATCTCTTATCAATCTTGAAACAGATGTATAAGTTGGGTAAATATTTACACAGATAAGAGCTGTTATTCCAAAGATTATAAGAAGATAGTATTTAGCTTCCTCACTTTTAAAAATTTGTTTAATATTTCCTAAAATTAAAAGATAGAATAAGTTGAAGTTAAGCCCAAAAACTAACATTCCTACTGAAATTACATAGTCTATATAAGCACTGTTATAGTAACCTATACTTGTATTTTTAGAACTGAAGCCTCCTGTTCCTGCTGTTCCAAAAGCATGGATACAAGCATCATAG
This genomic interval carries:
- the rpmI gene encoding 50S ribosomal protein L35; translation: MPKMKTHRGAKKRIKVTGTGKFVIKHSGKSHILTKKDRKRKNHLKKDAVVTETYKRHMQGLLPYGEGR
- the infC gene encoding translation initiation factor IF-3, with translation MVFRTGFCLFYFFQWRCSVISDKTRINEKIRGKEFRIISFDGEQLGIMSAEQALNLASSQGYDLVEIAPGATPPVCKVMDYSKYKYEQTRKLKEAKKNQKQVVIKEIKVTARIDSHDLETKLNQVNKFLEKENKVKITLVLFGREKMHANLGVTTLDEIAEKFAETAEVEKKYADKQKHLILSPKKAK
- a CDS encoding TrkH family potassium uptake protein, with protein sequence MNTRIISYVISNLLKLMMFLLLFPLAVSIYYKEGFKLSLAYIIPIIILGILSYFLSNKVVENQSFFSKEGLVIVALSWLLISFFGALPFVISGDIPNMIDAFFESVSGFTTTGATILSEVESLNKSIIFWRSFTHLVGGMGVLVLVLAILPKGNNQALHIMRAEVPGPTVGKLVAKMSYNSRILYIIYIVMTIIMIILLLAGGMSFYDACIHAFGTAGTGGFSSKNTSIGYYNSAYIDYVISVGMLVFGLNFNLFYLLILGNIKQIFKSEEAKYYLLIIFGITALICVNIYPTYTSVSRLIRDVFFTVTSVITTTGYSTVDFNTWPTFSKTLILFLMFSGGCAGSTAGGFKVSRVVILAKKVVREFKKIGHPNKVVNINFEGKTLDKEMLDGIDSYFILYSFTILILLLITSLESDTFLTAVGSVFGTFNNIGPGLDATGPTSNFSIFSPFLKFILSLGMLLGRLEIIPLLILVSPRIYRKRD
- the rplT gene encoding 50S ribosomal protein L20 → MRVKTGIIRRKRHKRVLKAAKGFRGASGDAFKQAKQATRKAMAYSTRDRKVNKRKMRQLWITRINSAARMNGVSYSVLINGLKKAGIELDRKVLADIALNNAAEFTKLVETAKSAL